The Solanum lycopersicum chromosome 6, SLM_r2.1 genome has a window encoding:
- the SMO4 gene encoding 4-methylsterol oxidase yields the protein MASMIESAWAFLLANFSDFQLTSLGGFIVHESAFFLSGIPFILFEKAGWFGKYKIQKKTNTPEAQQKCITRLLIFHFCVNLPILIVTYPLFKFMGMRSTLPLPSWKVVSTQVLFYFILEDFVFYWGHRVLHTKWLYKHVHSVHHEYATPFGLTSEYAHPAEILFLGFATVIGPAITGPHLITLYLWISLRILETVEAHSGYHFPWSPSNFLPLYGGSDFHDYHHRLLYTKSGNYSSTFVYMDWLFGTDKGYRKLKMLKEQEGKAM from the exons TTTCTTCTTGCAAATTTTAGTGATTTCCAATTGACTTCTCTTGGAGGTTTCATTGTTCATGAGAGCGCTTTCTTCTTGTCTGGAATCCCTTTCATCCTTTTCGAAAAGGCAGGGTGGTTTGGCAAGTACAAAATTCAG AAAAAGACCAACACCCCGGAAGCTCAGCAGAAATGTATTACTCGTCTGCTGATATTTCATTTTTGTGTTAATCTTCCAATCCTGATAGTTACGTATCCGCTCTTTAAATTCATGGGGATGCGATCTACTCTTCCATTGCCATCCTG GAAAGTGGTTTCAACCCAAGTTTTATTCTATTTCATCTTGGAGGATTTCGTATTTTACTGGGGACACAGAGTTTTACATACGAAATGGCTCTACAAGCACGTCCACAGTGTCCATCATGA GTACGCGACACCATTTGGTTTGACATCTGAGTATGCTCACCCTGCTGAAATTCTCTTCCTTGGATTTGCTACGGTCATTGGTCCTGCAATCACCGGGCCACATTTGATAACATTATATCTATGGATCTCTCTTAGAATCCTCGAGACAGTCGAGGCACATTCTGGATACCATTTCCCCTGGAGCCCGTCAAACTTCTTGCCATTATATGGAGG GTCTGATTTTCATGATTACCATCATCGACTGCTCTACACAAAGTCTGGAAACTACTCATCGACTTTCGTTTACATGGACTG GTTATTTGGTACTGATAAGGGTTACAGAAAGTTGAAGATGCTGAAGGAGCAAGAGGGCAAAGCAATGTAA
- the SMO4 gene encoding 4-methylsterol oxidase isoform X1, with the protein MSVRFLYRLSVFRRKFLLANFSDFQLTSLGGFIVHESAFFLSGIPFILFEKAGWFGKYKIQKKTNTPEAQQKCITRLLIFHFCVNLPILIVTYPLFKFMGMRSTLPLPSWKVVSTQVLFYFILEDFVFYWGHRVLHTKWLYKHVHSVHHEYATPFGLTSEYAHPAEILFLGFATVIGPAITGPHLITLYLWISLRILETVEAHSGYHFPWSPSNFLPLYGGSDFHDYHHRLLYTKSGNYSSTFVYMDWLFGTDKGYRKLKMLKEQEGKAM; encoded by the exons TTTCTTCTTGCAAATTTTAGTGATTTCCAATTGACTTCTCTTGGAGGTTTCATTGTTCATGAGAGCGCTTTCTTCTTGTCTGGAATCCCTTTCATCCTTTTCGAAAAGGCAGGGTGGTTTGGCAAGTACAAAATTCAG AAAAAGACCAACACCCCGGAAGCTCAGCAGAAATGTATTACTCGTCTGCTGATATTTCATTTTTGTGTTAATCTTCCAATCCTGATAGTTACGTATCCGCTCTTTAAATTCATGGGGATGCGATCTACTCTTCCATTGCCATCCTG GAAAGTGGTTTCAACCCAAGTTTTATTCTATTTCATCTTGGAGGATTTCGTATTTTACTGGGGACACAGAGTTTTACATACGAAATGGCTCTACAAGCACGTCCACAGTGTCCATCATGA GTACGCGACACCATTTGGTTTGACATCTGAGTATGCTCACCCTGCTGAAATTCTCTTCCTTGGATTTGCTACGGTCATTGGTCCTGCAATCACCGGGCCACATTTGATAACATTATATCTATGGATCTCTCTTAGAATCCTCGAGACAGTCGAGGCACATTCTGGATACCATTTCCCCTGGAGCCCGTCAAACTTCTTGCCATTATATGGAGG GTCTGATTTTCATGATTACCATCATCGACTGCTCTACACAAAGTCTGGAAACTACTCATCGACTTTCGTTTACATGGACTG GTTATTTGGTACTGATAAGGGTTACAGAAAGTTGAAGATGCTGAAGGAGCAAGAGGGCAAAGCAATGTAA